The window AATAATATTAGTTTCCCTGAACTTCTTTTAGATGCAAATAATAATATTTTTGTTGCATGTACTGTCAGTCCAACTGTAACACCAGTCAATTATAATCACTACATTAAAAAGTTTACATCAAATGGAACAGTAGATCAAAGTTTTGGTATTAATGGAATAGTAGAGGTAGAATTAAATTATTCCGAACGAATTAGGGCTGCTTTAATAACACTCGATAATAAAATAATGACTTTTGGGAATTACCAAACTCCTAATAAAGGTATAATAGCCCAAATTTTAAATAATAATACTTTATTATCAATAGATAATGTTGCTAAAAAACATTTTAAAATTTATCCAAATCCAGTTGCTGATTTTTTATATATTGATAATTTAAAAAATAACAATTCTATGGCCAAAATATTTGATTTAAACGGAAGATTAATTTTATCGATATCAATAAAGAACAATTTAATTGACATTAAAGAATTGCAGACAGGAAGCTATCTTTTAAAAATTGGTGATGATTCACAAAAATTTATTAAAAAATAAGTTATCAAAACTGAAAAGAAATGATTTTATTTAATATTGCAAATCGGCGCAGTGAAAAAGTTCACCGCGCCGACTTTTTTATAAATATATAGGTCATCATTGTTATTCAGAACGCAGTAAAGCGGTATGAAGAATCTAACTTAATGGTCAGTTTTTAAATTTAATGGATTTTGATCTCCTCGAAGTGACAAAAATATAATCAAACTTTGTGTTATTAGTAAAAACATTCGTAAAATTCGTGTTTTAGAAATATCTTTACCTAATGAATCAAAACAAAACCGTTCTCATTCTTGGTGCAAATTCTGATGTGGCTAAACAATGTATTAAACAATATATAGCAAAAGGATTTTCAGTTATTGCGGCGTCTAGAAATACCCAATCTTTAGAAAACTTTATTCAGCAAAATAATCTCAATTCAAAAGTTAAGGTTTTATTTTTTGATGGTGCAGATTTTGATTCTCACCAACAATTTTACGATAAACTTTCTGTAAAACCTCATTTAGTAGTTTACGCAGCAGGATTTTTAGTTGATAACGAGAAAGCATTAAGCAATTTCAAAGAAACTCAACAAATGATGACGGTTAATTATATGGGCGCAGTTTCTATTCTCAATATTATTGCCACAGATGAGAACAATACAAACTTAGAAAGAATCATCGGATTATCTTCGCTTTCGGGAGTTCGTGGACGTAAAAGTAACTTTGTTTACGGAAGCACAAAAGCAGCTTTTACTACTTATTTAGCCGGTTTAAGGCAAGAATTAGCGCAGAGAAATATAAAAGTCAACGTTTTGGTGAGTGGATATATTAATACGAAAATAAACGCAGGTTTAGAACTCAATAAAAATCTTCTGATGGAGCCTGATTATGTGGCAAAGCATATCGTGAATGCCGGAAGTTCTTTTACGATCGTTCCCAATTTTAAATGGAAACTGATTTATTTTATTTTGAAAGTTTTGCCGGAAAGTCTGGTGGCTAAGTTGCCTTAATTTATAAATTTGTTAAATCTAAAGTTTAAACAAGTTTTATAAAAACGAAGAAGTATTTTCTATAATTATTATTCTTGCTGCGATTTATAATGTGCAACAGCCACATGAATTTCAAAATAAGAATAATCGTCACCCAGTGCTTCTTTTATCACTTTTAAAGATTGAATTTTTTGGTTTTTTGCAACTTCGATGATGTTTTCTATTTTGTTTGTATTCACTAGTTCGCTCGCATTGATCGTTCCATCCGAAATAAAATTGATTAAATGATTCTGAATTGTATTGATTGACAGATTTCTTATTCTTGCAATTTCTTCTATGCTGTTGTTCTCTTTGTAGAGTTGAAAAGTGGTATTAAAAGTTCCGGATGTGCTTTTATTTACCTTTTTGGGTTTCGTTTCTCTTTGCTTTTTTTGTTTTTTTTCTGAGACTTTACTGCTCAAATTATGGGTTTTGCAAAACTCTAATATTGTGGGAAGTAATAGTTCGCCATATTTTTCAATTTTAAAAGCTCCGAAACCACTGATTTGATTCAGTTCTTCTTTTGAATTGGGCAGAAAAGTTGACAACTCCAGCAAAGTTGCATCAGAGAAAATAACATAAGGCGGAACATTTTCTCGCTCGGCGATTTCCCTTCTTAAAGTTCTCAGTTCTACGAATAAATCTTGATTAGCGTCAAATTCTGGCGTTGAATAATCATTCTTCATTTCCTCGACAACCACAGCTTTTGCCTGTTCTTTTATTTTTTTGAAGCTTACTTTTTTACCTTTAAATAAAATTTCCCTGCTCTCATCATTTAGTTTTAAAACAGAAAATTCTTCATTAGATTCGCTTAAAAATCCATTGATAAGCAATTGTCTGATTAAATTTTGCCAGTAATCTTTATCGTGATTATTTCCGATGCCATAAGTTGGCAAACCGCGCATATAATCAGTAATTTTGACACTTTTTGAACCTCGTAGAAAATCAATAATCAAAGTTTTTCCATACTTTTCTTTAAGTCTGAAAATGGCACTTAGTAATTTTTGCGAATCTGTGGTTGCGTCCCAGATTTCAAATTCACTGAGGCAATAATCGCAATTGTTACAATTTCCAGGATGGTTTTCGCCAAAATATTCCATCAGATATTGTCTTCGGCATTTTTGCAACTCGGCAAAATCTGCCATCTGTTGCAGCTTTCGCAACATCAGGTCAGACTGCTCTTCATTGCCTTCTATCATTGCAAATCTTCTCAATTTTATTACATCGGCGTAAGAATAAAATAAAATCGCTTCACTTGGCAAACCATCTCTTCCGGCTCTTCCCGTTTCCTGATAATAGCTTTCTATATTTTTTGGTAAATCTGCGTGCATCACAAAACGGACATTACTTTTGTCGATTCCCATTCCAAAAGCAATGGTTGCAACCATAACCTGAGTTTTGTCTTTGATGAAGTCTTCCTGAACCTTTGCCCGCTCGGCCGATGGAATTCCTGCGTGATAAAAAGCAGAATTGATACCATTTTCTTTCAGTTGATTAGACATTTCTTCAGTGCCTTTTCGTGATAAACAATAGATAATTCCAGAATCGTTGGGGTGCTCACTGAGGTATTGAGTAACGTGATGAAGGACAGACTGTTTTGGCTGTACAAAATATTTGATATTAGCTCTGTCGAAAGATGAAACTAAGACAAGAGGTTGCTGAAGATTCAGTTGTTTAATAATATCTTGCCTCGTAATTTCATCTGCACTTGCCGTTAAAGCGATGATTGGGATTTGGGGAAATTGATTTTTTAAACCATTCAGAAATAAATAATCTGGACGGAAATCGTGACCCCAATGTGAAACGCAATGTGCTTCATCCACGGCAAATAAAGAAACCTTAACTTCATTAAGCAATTTTAAAAATGCGCCTTTTTCGGCACTTAATTTTTCGGGTGCAACATATAAAAGTTTGAGTTCGCCATTTTTTAATTGATTTAAAGTCTCTATCTGCTCAAAAGAACTCATCGAAGAATTAATATAAGATGCAGAAATCCCATTTACGCGCAGTGCATCAACCTGGTCTTTCATCAAGGCAATTAATGGAGAAATGACAATGGCAGTACCTTCTAAAACTAAAGCCGGAACTTGGTAGCAGAGAGATTTTCCACCGCCAGTCGGCATTAAAACGAAGGTGTCTTTTTTTGCGATTACATTTTCAACGGCATTGGCTTGCTCGAGCCTGAAACTATCGTAGCCAAAATATTGCTGTAAAATTTTTAATGGAGATTTCATAATTCAAAATTTGTGTTGAAGTAAAAATAATAAATTGTGAGTAGTTTTGCGCATTTTTTTATTTTGATGGATTCAAAAATATTGTATGAGATTTTTATCAAAAAAATAACTTAAAAATTTTGCAATTAGCTTTAAAAAATCTATTGAGACTAAATTTCCTTAAATTTTGACTTAGTTTCAAGATAGCTGATCGTTTTGTTAAGATTGCTCTCATCAATATTGGCTTTATCTAAAATGAAATGCATGAATGAAGAGGCTGTAATGTAAAGATATTTGTCATCTAAAATGCAGTAAGTAATTTCTTGCCAAATAAATTTGTATTCAGATTTATAGTTTTTAAAAGAAAAATGGGTAGGAGTAAATTCCCAAATTACATCAGTTGAGTTTATTCTGAGACAGGATATTTCTTTTTCAATGATTTCTTCATGTCTTTTTTTTGCTTTTTTATATGAAGAATGATAAGAAAAATAATACGAAAATGCAGCTAATGAAAACCCTAGAAAGAATCCGGCAAAGCGGTAGCCTTCTGCAAGAATAATTAGAATTCCAACAAGAGTAAATAAAATACCATAAAAGATATTTTTACTGTTATCTTTAAGATTATCCTTCCATAATCTTTTGAATTCATATTGCTGAATTTGTGTGAAAATTTCTGCAGAGCAAGGAGTATTGTAGGTTAGGGTTTCTTCGGTCATAGTTTTTGTTTAAATAAAAAAGCGGAGAAAAATCTCCGCTTCTAATTTATGCTTTTAAATTCAATTGTAATTCCAATTCATCGAGTTGTTCATCAGCAATCGAAGAAGGTGCGTCGATCATCACATCACGTCCTGAATTATTTTTCGGGAATGCAATGTAATCTCTGATTACTTCGTTTCCGTCTAGAATAGCTACCAAACGGTCAAATCCGAAAGCCAAACCACCGTGAGGCGGAGCACCGTATTTGAAGGCGTTCATCAGGAATCCGAATTGTGCTTCTGCTTCTTCTTTCGAGAATCCTAAAAGATCAAACATTCTTGACTGTAAATCCTTATCAAAAATTCTGATTGAACCGCCACCGATTTCGTTTCCATTTAAAACCATATCGTAAGCATTGGCTCTTGCTTTTCCGGGGTCAGTTTCCAATAAATGTAAATCTTCTGGTTTTGGAGAAGTGAAAGGGTGGTGCATGGCATGGTAACGTCCGCTTTCCTCATCAAATTCCAATAACGGGAAGTCTACAACCCAAAGTGGTGCGAATACGTTTCCTTTTCTTAATCCTAAACGGTTTCCAAGTTCCATTCTCAACGCTGAAAGCTGAGTTCTTACTTTGTGTTCGTTTCCTGAAAGAATCAACATCAAATCGCCTTCTTTCGCTCCAAATTTTTCGATGATTTTCGCTAAATCTTCCTCGTTGTAGAATTTATTTACCGAAGAAGTCTTTACGCCGTCATTTTGGAATTTAGCCCAAACCATTCCTGAAGCTCCAACTTGAGGTCTTTTTACCCAATCAACCAACTCGTCGATTTGCTTTCTTGTGTAATCTGCGCAACCTTCAACATTAATTCCGACAACCAATTCGGCATCATCAAATATTTTGAAATCTTTTCCTTTTACTAATTCGTTTAATTCTACGAACTCCATTCCGAAACGGATGTCTGGTTTGTCGTTTCCGTATTTTTGCATCGCATCAGCGAACGTCATTCTTGGGAAAGTTCCGAATTCCTGACCTGTAATATCTTTAATCAAAGTTTTCGTCATTCCTTCAAAAACATTCATTACATCTTCTTGCTCTACGAAAGCCATTTCGCAATCGATTTGTGTGAATTCCGGCTGTCTGTCGGCTCTTAAATCTTCATCACGGAAACATTTCACGATTTGGAAATATTTATCCATTCCTCCAACCATCAACAATTGTTTGAAAGTTTGTGGAGATTGTGGCAATGCATAAAATTGTCCCGGATTCATTCTGCTTGGTACAACAAAATCTCTTGCTCCTTCCGGAGTAGATTTGATTAAAACCGGAGTTTCAACTTCAATAAATCCTTCGTCTGAAAGATAATTTCTAACTTTTTGCGCCATTTTGTGACGGAAAATCAGTTTATCTCTTACCGGAGCTCTTCTGATATCCAGGTAACGGTATTTCATTCTTAATTCTTCACCACCGTCTGTTTCATCTTCAATGGTGAAAGGCGGAAGCTGAGATTCATTAAGAACAATTAATTTTTCAACTAAAATTTCAATTTCTCCAGTTGGAATATTTGGGTTTTTGCTTACTCTTTCAATGACTTTTCCATTCACTTGAATCACGAATTCACGGCCCAATTTTTTTGCATTTTCCATCAATTCCGCTGTAGAACGGTCTTGGTCGAAAACCAACTGAGTAATTCCGTAACGATCTCGAAGATCTATCCAAATCATAAATCCTTTATCACGAATGGTTTGTACCCATCCTGAAAGTGTAACTTCTTCATTAAGATTTTTTAGAGATAATTCTCCGTTGGTGTGCGATCGAAACATTTGTTTTAGATGTTTATATTAGACTTTAGATATTAGACTTTTATATGTCTAATTTTTCGTTGGCAAAGATAAGGTTTTTGAAAGTTTTTTAAACAAAAAAACTCCCCGAAGGAAGTTTTACAAGCTGTTTTTTATTCAATTTTATAAAATCATGGCTACTGCATCGTGCTTATTTTTCACAGCATAATCTTTCGCAGTCATTCCATTTTTATCTTTTGTGTCTTT is drawn from Chryseobacterium muglaense and contains these coding sequences:
- a CDS encoding SDR family NAD(P)-dependent oxidoreductase; translated protein: MNQNKTVLILGANSDVAKQCIKQYIAKGFSVIAASRNTQSLENFIQQNNLNSKVKVLFFDGADFDSHQQFYDKLSVKPHLVVYAAGFLVDNEKALSNFKETQQMMTVNYMGAVSILNIIATDENNTNLERIIGLSSLSGVRGRKSNFVYGSTKAAFTTYLAGLRQELAQRNIKVNVLVSGYINTKINAGLELNKNLLMEPDYVAKHIVNAGSSFTIVPNFKWKLIYFILKVLPESLVAKLP
- the recQ gene encoding DNA helicase RecQ, which produces MKSPLKILQQYFGYDSFRLEQANAVENVIAKKDTFVLMPTGGGKSLCYQVPALVLEGTAIVISPLIALMKDQVDALRVNGISASYINSSMSSFEQIETLNQLKNGELKLLYVAPEKLSAEKGAFLKLLNEVKVSLFAVDEAHCVSHWGHDFRPDYLFLNGLKNQFPQIPIIALTASADEITRQDIIKQLNLQQPLVLVSSFDRANIKYFVQPKQSVLHHVTQYLSEHPNDSGIIYCLSRKGTEEMSNQLKENGINSAFYHAGIPSAERAKVQEDFIKDKTQVMVATIAFGMGIDKSNVRFVMHADLPKNIESYYQETGRAGRDGLPSEAILFYSYADVIKLRRFAMIEGNEEQSDLMLRKLQQMADFAELQKCRRQYLMEYFGENHPGNCNNCDYCLSEFEIWDATTDSQKLLSAIFRLKEKYGKTLIIDFLRGSKSVKITDYMRGLPTYGIGNNHDKDYWQNLIRQLLINGFLSESNEEFSVLKLNDESREILFKGKKVSFKKIKEQAKAVVVEEMKNDYSTPEFDANQDLFVELRTLRREIAERENVPPYVIFSDATLLELSTFLPNSKEELNQISGFGAFKIEKYGELLLPTILEFCKTHNLSSKVSEKKQKKQRETKPKKVNKSTSGTFNTTFQLYKENNSIEEIARIRNLSINTIQNHLINFISDGTINASELVNTNKIENIIEVAKNQKIQSLKVIKEALGDDYSYFEIHVAVAHYKSQQE
- the aspS gene encoding aspartate--tRNA ligase, encoding MFRSHTNGELSLKNLNEEVTLSGWVQTIRDKGFMIWIDLRDRYGITQLVFDQDRSTAELMENAKKLGREFVIQVNGKVIERVSKNPNIPTGEIEILVEKLIVLNESQLPPFTIEDETDGGEELRMKYRYLDIRRAPVRDKLIFRHKMAQKVRNYLSDEGFIEVETPVLIKSTPEGARDFVVPSRMNPGQFYALPQSPQTFKQLLMVGGMDKYFQIVKCFRDEDLRADRQPEFTQIDCEMAFVEQEDVMNVFEGMTKTLIKDITGQEFGTFPRMTFADAMQKYGNDKPDIRFGMEFVELNELVKGKDFKIFDDAELVVGINVEGCADYTRKQIDELVDWVKRPQVGASGMVWAKFQNDGVKTSSVNKFYNEEDLAKIIEKFGAKEGDLMLILSGNEHKVRTQLSALRMELGNRLGLRKGNVFAPLWVVDFPLLEFDEESGRYHAMHHPFTSPKPEDLHLLETDPGKARANAYDMVLNGNEIGGGSIRIFDKDLQSRMFDLLGFSKEEAEAQFGFLMNAFKYGAPPHGGLAFGFDRLVAILDGNEVIRDYIAFPKNNSGRDVMIDAPSSIADEQLDELELQLNLKA